One Deinococcus psychrotolerans genomic window carries:
- a CDS encoding FGGY-family carbohydrate kinase, with amino-acid sequence MKSSESADLLLGIDVGTYSSKGVLTDLAGTVLRSKVIPHGVSFPRPGFVEQDADGIWWRDVVQLIQALIEGEDAARIAGVALSAIGPCLLALDEHGAPLRPGILYGVDTRAQAQMAALNDELGESTVFTHSRMAFTSQAIGPKIRWLRENEPEVWAKAHTLTTASSYLCYRLSGQWVINHHEASHFMPLYDPQTLTWSGRFAGAVLGDKELSVLPRLGWSDELAGFVSLQAAAETGLREGTPIAVGAVDALSEALSVGVVNPGDLMIMYGSTTFFILVEAAPRPDPRVWTVNGAYAGQFNLAAGMATSGSLTRWFADELARDLSEEDAYNQLFAAADNVPPGANGVLLLPYFSGERTPINDPQARGVMAGLSLSTTRDDLFRATLEGVGYGIRHNIETFRNLGTQVKRIVAVGGGAKTATWLQIVTDICGAVQEVPALTIGASYGNAFLAGLAAGKLKREDLQIWVKPGLIIEPNTSNQVVYERNFELFKRLYTQTKDVVHQLG; translated from the coding sequence ATGAAGTCAAGCGAGTCGGCGGATCTGCTGCTGGGCATCGATGTTGGCACTTACAGCAGTAAAGGCGTCCTCACAGACCTGGCTGGCACGGTCTTACGCTCAAAGGTGATTCCGCATGGGGTCTCATTTCCCCGCCCTGGATTTGTAGAGCAAGACGCAGACGGTATATGGTGGCGTGATGTTGTGCAGCTCATCCAAGCTTTGATTGAGGGCGAAGATGCTGCCCGCATCGCTGGAGTGGCGCTGAGCGCTATCGGACCTTGTCTGCTGGCGCTCGATGAGCACGGTGCCCCGCTACGCCCCGGAATTCTTTACGGCGTTGATACCCGTGCTCAAGCCCAGATGGCAGCACTCAATGATGAACTCGGTGAGTCTACTGTCTTCACACACAGCCGAATGGCGTTCACGAGTCAGGCAATTGGCCCGAAGATTCGTTGGCTGCGCGAAAATGAGCCTGAGGTTTGGGCTAAGGCGCACACGCTGACTACCGCTAGCAGCTATCTCTGTTACCGCCTGAGCGGCCAGTGGGTGATCAATCATCACGAAGCCAGCCACTTCATGCCGCTGTATGATCCCCAAACGCTGACCTGGTCTGGGCGCTTCGCAGGCGCGGTTCTTGGCGATAAGGAGCTGAGCGTACTGCCCCGTCTGGGTTGGAGTGATGAGTTGGCCGGATTCGTGAGCCTTCAGGCAGCGGCAGAAACGGGCTTACGCGAAGGCACGCCTATCGCAGTTGGTGCAGTGGACGCGCTCAGCGAAGCGCTGAGTGTTGGAGTCGTGAACCCGGGCGATCTGATGATCATGTACGGCTCAACCACTTTTTTCATTTTGGTGGAAGCCGCCCCAAGACCTGATCCCCGTGTCTGGACAGTGAACGGGGCTTACGCTGGACAGTTCAACTTGGCCGCAGGCATGGCGACCAGTGGCAGCTTGACTCGCTGGTTTGCCGATGAACTGGCCCGGGACTTATCTGAAGAGGACGCTTACAATCAGCTCTTCGCAGCGGCTGACAATGTACCGCCCGGTGCGAATGGAGTGCTGCTGCTGCCCTACTTCAGTGGTGAGCGTACGCCCATCAACGATCCGCAGGCGCGGGGGGTGATGGCGGGCCTCAGTCTCTCTACCACCCGCGATGACCTCTTTCGCGCCACGCTCGAGGGCGTCGGCTATGGGATCCGGCACAACATCGAAACCTTCCGCAATCTGGGGACACAGGTAAAGCGAATCGTGGCCGTTGGCGGCGGAGCCAAGACCGCAACCTGGCTTCAGATTGTTACTGACATCTGCGGCGCGGTGCAAGAAGTGCCCGCGCTGACTATCGGGGCCAGTTACGGCAATGCCTTTTTAGCCGGTCTGGCAGCAGGCAAATTGAAACGCGAGGACTTGCAGATCTGGGTCAAGCCGGGCCTCATCATCGAGCCGAACACTTCAAATCAGGTGGTTTATGAGCGTAATTTTGAACTGTTCAAGCGGCTGTATACCCAGACAAAGGACGTGGTGCACCAACTCGGTTGA